The Candidatus Beckwithbacteria bacterium genome has a window encoding:
- a CDS encoding DUF5677 domain-containing protein codes for MHFNKRQEELISEYKKLLLFGYQKISTIGLNIKKTRVRKRVLYFMMGAMQNFSESILKLLGSIPIYERPGESLLRSQFELLLNVRFIYSGRTEENARLFLSDLLLESISFAKKHHRLWDKYPKWDLTFGSIKKPCDWDKFILGSLYDLQKYRERHGDNNVNKLPSLYDRTLQIDKYLKKIGTFSENNSAEKYYIYYYQFFSQATHLNMSGLQRYLRSKKDILKEPFFDIDSKPEDAERILAVSYQAYFVMLRHFLQVFNSFDSHELKFFNKYSKKIAK; via the coding sequence ATGCATTTTAATAAACGCCAGGAAGAATTAATTTCAGAGTATAAAAAACTTTTACTTTTTGGTTATCAAAAAATAAGCACAATCGGTCTAAATATTAAAAAAACTAGAGTAAGGAAAAGAGTTCTATATTTCATGATGGGTGCGATGCAAAATTTTTCTGAAAGTATATTGAAATTATTAGGTTCAATACCAATTTATGAAAGACCTGGAGAATCTCTATTAAGATCTCAGTTTGAATTATTGCTAAACGTAAGGTTTATTTATTCGGGCAGAACAGAAGAAAATGCAAGATTATTTCTTTCGGATTTATTACTAGAATCTATTAGCTTTGCAAAAAAACATCATAGGCTATGGGACAAATATCCCAAATGGGATCTAACTTTCGGATCAATAAAAAAACCGTGTGATTGGGACAAATTTATCTTGGGAAGTTTATATGATCTACAAAAATATAGAGAAAGGCACGGTGATAATAATGTTAATAAGCTACCCAGCTTATACGATAGAACTTTACAAATAGATAAATATCTTAAAAAGATAGGTACATTCTCCGAAAACAACAGCGCTGAGAAATATTATATTTACTATTATCAATTTTTTTCTCAAGCAACTCATTTAAATATGTCAGGGTTGCAAAGATATTTGAGAAGTAAAAAAGATATTTTAAAGGAACCCTTTTTTGATATTGATTCAAAACCTGAAGATGCTGAAAGAATATTGGCAGTTAGCTATCAAGCCTATTTTGTAATGCTTCGTCATTTTTTACAGGTATTTAATAGTTTTGATAGCCATGAATTAAAGTTTTTTAACAAATATTCAAAAAAAATAGCAAAATAA
- a CDS encoding fibronectin type III domain-containing protein: MIFTIAYLFLRYNLSIIFWISIVSGVSHGILSNLTDSQVDYTPTASYTGTDSFTFKANDGTIDSNTATISITVNPPPTISQETTNAPSETSITIVWTTDHQSTSRVIYDTVSHAVLDIAPNYGYANSTIEADNSPKVTSHSVTISGLTAETTYYYRVISHGSPEVVGDEKSFATENNTSSGGEVVGTTTTSTSSVCSDEKPGSAPSLVSIIQGGSNEVTLIWSKAKDPVTYYLIAFGTKSGEMLYGNPNVGGNNTTSYTVKGLSSGIKYFFKVRAGNNCMPGDFSNELSTDVYGQVINEVPEGFAPGVLGETVSAAGEVLGKEATSSPAPTISPVSQGSRSRKNIIFFGIGITLLAAGYIFFIRRKKNN, translated from the coding sequence GTGATTTTTACCATTGCTTACCTTTTTTTAAGGTATAATTTATCAATTATTTTTTGGATCTCAATTGTTTCCGGAGTTTCCCATGGCATTTTAAGCAATTTGACTGATAGCCAGGTGGATTACACTCCAACCGCCAGCTACACTGGTACAGACTCTTTTACCTTTAAAGCTAATGACGGGACGATTGACAGCAATACGGCCACTATTAGCATTACTGTTAATCCACCTCCCACAATCTCACAGGAAACCACTAACGCACCAAGTGAAACGAGCATAACAATAGTTTGGACTACTGACCATCAAAGTACCAGTAGAGTGATTTACGATACTGTTTCTCACGCTGTATTGGATATTGCTCCAAACTATGGCTATGCTAACTCTACAATAGAAGCAGATAATTCTCCAAAAGTTACTTCACATTCTGTGACAATCAGTGGGCTCACCGCAGAAACTACCTATTATTACCGTGTAATTTCACATGGTTCACCAGAGGTAGTTGGTGATGAAAAAAGTTTTGCGACTGAAAATAACACAAGTAGCGGAGGGGAAGTAGTGGGAACAACAACAACTTCTACTTCTTCTGTATGTTCTGATGAAAAACCTGGAAGCGCTCCTTCTCTTGTTTCCATAATTCAAGGTGGATCAAATGAAGTTACCTTAATCTGGTCGAAAGCAAAGGACCCGGTAACTTATTACTTAATTGCATTTGGAACTAAATCCGGAGAAATGCTTTATGGAAATCCAAATGTTGGTGGAAATAATACAACATCCTATACAGTAAAAGGACTGTCGTCAGGAATTAAATATTTTTTCAAAGTTAGGGCCGGTAATAATTGTATGCCAGGCGATTTTTCCAATGAGCTATCAACCGATGTTTATGGTCAAGTAATAAATGAGGTTCCGGAAGGTTTTGCTCCAGGAGTGCTTGGTGAAACAGTTTCAGCCGCGGGAGAAGTGCTGGGTAAAGAAGCAACTTCTTCTCCAGCGCCCACAATTTCCCCAGTTTCCCAAGGAAGTCGTAGTCGCAAAAATATAATCTTTTTTGGAATAGGAATCACGCTTCTTGCAGCAGGCTACATTTTCTTCATAAGACGAAAAAAGAATAATTAA
- a CDS encoding tRNA uridine(34) 5-carboxymethylaminomethyl modification radical SAM/GNAT enzyme Elp3, with protein sequence MAKFDFNPKTYEKKLQPLIKELAAGKNYDQVLRRFPKTATTLFTKAEVISGLRYFNYPPSLVAKPVRTLSGVVPVTLLTKPYPCPGRCLYCPNDPRMPKSYLPNEPGGQRAVANQFNPYRQVISRLKTYQANGHPTDKIELIILGGTWSAYPRAYQIWFIKRCFEALNGQKSVSLAVAQKINETATNRCVGLSLETRPDWITKPELIRFRHLGCTKVQIGIQSLSDRILKLNQRGHTVAATKKAIKLLRLYGFKIQAHWMANLYGATPKTDIADFKKLFSDKNFRPDELKIYPCSLIKSAPLYLYYQKNLWRPYTQSELIKVLTQTLPLVPPYCRVSRMIRDFSASDIVSGNKTSNLRQLVEQKTTNKIKEIRFREIRNEPWKNLTLKIISYQTSVGEEKFLQWVTEKNKLCAFLRLSLPKNKTTAMIRELHVYGQALALGGQARVQHAGLGKKLIMRAAQIAKKFKYQRVRVISSVGTREYYRRLGFIDRQLYQSLTID encoded by the coding sequence ATGGCTAAATTTGATTTTAACCCAAAAACCTATGAGAAAAAACTTCAGCCTTTAATTAAGGAATTGGCGGCTGGCAAAAATTACGACCAGGTTTTGCGCCGTTTCCCCAAAACTGCAACCACACTTTTTACTAAAGCGGAGGTGATTAGCGGTTTAAGATATTTTAATTATCCTCCTTCTTTGGTGGCTAAGCCGGTCCGCACCTTATCCGGCGTGGTTCCGGTCACGCTTTTAACTAAGCCCTATCCTTGTCCCGGCCGCTGTCTCTATTGCCCTAATGATCCCAGGATGCCCAAAAGCTACTTGCCGAACGAGCCCGGCGGCCAGCGGGCAGTTGCCAACCAATTTAACCCTTACCGCCAAGTGATTTCCCGTTTAAAAACCTATCAGGCTAACGGTCATCCCACTGACAAAATCGAGTTAATCATTTTAGGGGGTACCTGGTCAGCTTACCCCAGAGCTTATCAAATCTGGTTTATTAAGCGTTGTTTTGAAGCCCTTAACGGTCAAAAGTCTGTTTCGTTAGCTGTAGCGCAAAAAATCAACGAAACCGCCACCAACCGCTGTGTTGGTTTAAGTCTGGAAACCCGCCCGGATTGGATTACCAAGCCAGAATTAATTCGTTTTCGCCACTTAGGTTGTACCAAAGTTCAAATCGGTATTCAGAGTTTAAGTGATCGCATTTTAAAATTGAATCAGCGCGGGCACACCGTGGCCGCCACCAAAAAGGCAATTAAATTACTGCGTTTATATGGTTTTAAAATTCAGGCCCACTGGATGGCTAACTTATACGGCGCCACCCCTAAAACAGATATTGCTGATTTTAAAAAATTATTTAGCGATAAAAATTTTCGGCCGGATGAATTAAAAATCTACCCTTGTAGCTTAATTAAATCCGCCCCACTCTATCTATATTATCAAAAAAATTTATGGCGGCCTTATACTCAATCAGAATTAATCAAAGTTTTAACTCAAACCTTGCCGCTCGTGCCGCCTTACTGCCGTGTTTCCCGGATGATCCGCGATTTTTCTGCCTCGGATATTGTTAGTGGTAACAAAACCAGTAATTTACGTCAGTTAGTCGAGCAAAAAACCACCAATAAGATTAAAGAAATCCGCTTTCGGGAAATCAGGAACGAGCCTTGGAAAAATTTAACCCTAAAAATTATCTCTTATCAGACTTCAGTCGGCGAAGAGAAGTTTTTGCAGTGGGTGACGGAAAAAAATAAACTATGCGCTTTCTTGCGTTTGTCATTACCTAAAAATAAAACTACGGCCATGATCCGCGAACTTCATGTTTATGGTCAGGCTTTGGCTTTAGGTGGCCAGGCTCGGGTACAGCACGCTGGTTTAGGTAAAAAATTAATAATGAGAGCCGCCCAGATTGCTAAAAAATTTAAATATCAAAGAGTTAGGGTTATCTCTAGCGTCGGCACCCGTGAGTATTACCGCCGTTTGGGCTTTATTGACAGGCAACTTTATCAGTCGCTTACAATTGATTGA
- a CDS encoding NUDIX hydrolase yields the protein MITCYFEKSKKKVFLRHMVVDMLLVKDNQILLVKRSGKWVETGKWALPGGFLDLNETGAQAAVREIREETGYEAKVIKLFMVNDNPQRPHELNRQNVSLVYLLKPLKKLGGHDHEVSEIKWFDLDKLPPAKSFAFDHLEIIQQFLSTK from the coding sequence ATGATCACCTGTTATTTTGAAAAATCAAAGAAAAAAGTTTTTTTGCGCCACATGGTGGTGGATATGCTGTTAGTAAAAGATAACCAAATTCTTCTGGTTAAACGCAGCGGCAAGTGGGTGGAGACCGGTAAGTGGGCTTTACCGGGTGGATTTTTAGACTTGAATGAAACTGGGGCTCAGGCGGCAGTGCGCGAAATCCGCGAAGAAACCGGTTATGAGGCCAAAGTAATCAAGCTATTTATGGTTAATGACAATCCTCAGCGGCCTCACGAATTAAACCGTCAAAACGTTTCCTTAGTTTATTTACTAAAACCGCTTAAAAAGCTCGGCGGTCATGATCATGAAGTCAGTGAAATTAAATGGTTTGATTTAGACAAGCTTCCTCCGGCTAAATCTTTTGCCTTTGACCATTTAGAGATTATTCAACAGTTTTTAAGCACCAAATAG
- a CDS encoding inositol monophosphatase, which produces MSELSLSKIHQQVVKLIPSINERLRLGFSKTNKVSYKTSPQLSVSVVTHLDSQIENFLKKALKKILPQAGFIGEETGVNVRPEYNWIIDPIDGTLNFANKIPVFAVSIALWYKNQPVYTLASFPISNEIIHALKSGGIFLNQKKIKPKFNRLKQKLLVYSMVGSAEEKQAVFAKICHVSSVPRSYGSCVFHGVNIALGRIDAGVFVNQAVWDIGAIILLCQEAGLTIKYTSAPPNLGTDNLKTYQYSMVIGSENLANQLYDHLLF; this is translated from the coding sequence ATGTCCGAATTATCTCTCTCTAAAATTCACCAGCAGGTAGTTAAGTTAATTCCCTCAATTAACGAGCGGCTGCGGCTGGGTTTTTCTAAGACTAATAAAGTTAGCTATAAAACCAGTCCTCAGCTGTCAGTCTCGGTTGTTACCCATCTTGATAGTCAGATAGAAAATTTCTTAAAAAAAGCCTTGAAAAAAATTCTGCCTCAGGCCGGTTTTATCGGTGAAGAAACCGGCGTTAATGTCCGGCCGGAATATAACTGGATAATTGATCCGATTGACGGCACTTTAAATTTTGCCAATAAAATTCCGGTTTTTGCTGTCTCTATTGCCTTGTGGTATAAAAACCAGCCGGTTTATACGTTAGCTTCTTTCCCGATATCCAATGAAATCATTCATGCGCTTAAAAGCGGTGGTATATTTCTGAATCAGAAAAAAATTAAACCCAAATTTAACCGCTTAAAACAAAAGTTGCTGGTTTACTCAATGGTGGGTTCAGCCGAAGAAAAGCAAGCGGTTTTTGCTAAGATTTGTCACGTTTCTTCCGTCCCCCGCAGTTATGGTAGTTGTGTTTTTCACGGCGTCAATATTGCCTTAGGTCGGATTGATGCCGGGGTGTTTGTTAACCAGGCAGTTTGGGATATTGGCGCCATCATTTTATTGTGTCAGGAAGCCGGGTTAACAATAAAATACACTTCCGCTCCACCCAATCTAGGCACCGATAATTTGAAAACATATCAGTATTCAATGGTCATCGGCTCGGAAAATTTGGCCAACCAGCTTTATGATCACCTGTTATTTTGA
- the thiI gene encoding tRNA 4-thiouridine(8) synthase ThiI, whose product MQKILVRYAEIGLKGGNRPFFENRLITNIKIALKNPSLQIIKGQKQIMISGENIDLDKLKNVFGIAWFAPVQESTNNLESISKIALQMAVSKKTFSVRAHRHLEVAIGDVIRTKKKIKVDLSHPQQTIYITEFNNQTLIFNQKIPGPGGLPVATSGKVLSLLSGGFDSIAASYLLAKRGAQVDFLHFHVFPDSKTVLQSKIKTIVDKLSGLTLSQNIYLASYLPFQMAVLDLTSRDEPQELVVYRRLMARVGEILAKKYGYQALVLGDSLGQVASQTMENICSVDEAVKIPIFRPLIGTDKKDIIALVKGIGLYEETIKPYKDCCSLISTHPAIKANFSRIQILEKKIKIDQIINQITTDVRIISL is encoded by the coding sequence ATGCAAAAAATTCTCGTTCGTTATGCCGAAATTGGCCTAAAAGGCGGTAATCGGCCGTTTTTTGAAAACCGGTTGATTACCAATATTAAAATCGCCTTGAAAAATCCCTCACTTCAAATAATTAAAGGGCAAAAACAGATTATGATTTCCGGCGAAAACATTGACTTGGATAAATTAAAAAACGTTTTTGGCATTGCCTGGTTTGCTCCGGTTCAAGAGTCAACCAATAACCTGGAATCAATTTCTAAAATTGCTTTACAAATGGCCGTTTCTAAAAAAACTTTTAGTGTCAGAGCCCACCGTCATTTAGAAGTGGCCATTGGCGATGTGATTAGAACCAAGAAAAAGATAAAAGTCGATTTATCTCATCCCCAACAAACAATTTACATTACTGAATTTAATAATCAGACGCTTATTTTTAACCAAAAAATCCCCGGACCAGGTGGCCTGCCGGTTGCCACTTCCGGCAAAGTTTTATCTTTATTATCCGGCGGCTTTGACTCGATTGCCGCCTCGTATTTATTAGCCAAGCGGGGAGCGCAGGTGGATTTCTTACACTTTCATGTTTTTCCTGATTCAAAGACAGTTCTGCAAAGCAAAATTAAAACAATCGTTGATAAATTGTCCGGCCTGACCTTATCCCAGAATATTTATTTGGCCTCGTATTTACCCTTTCAAATGGCTGTTTTAGATTTAACTAGTCGTGATGAACCGCAGGAATTAGTGGTTTATCGCCGGTTGATGGCCAGAGTGGGGGAAATCTTGGCTAAAAAATACGGCTACCAGGCTTTAGTTTTGGGTGATAGTTTAGGTCAGGTGGCCTCTCAAACCATGGAAAATATCTGTAGCGTTGATGAGGCTGTCAAAATTCCCATTTTTCGCCCCCTAATCGGTACTGACAAAAAAGACATTATCGCTTTAGTGAAAGGTATTGGCCTGTATGAAGAAACAATTAAACCTTACAAAGATTGTTGCTCGCTTATCTCTACTCACCCAGCCATCAAGGCTAATTTTTCCCGGATACAAATATTAGAAAAAAAGATTAAAATAGACCAGATTATTAATCAAATAACCACAGATGTCCGAATTATCTCTCTCTAA
- a CDS encoding class I SAM-dependent methyltransferase has translation MDLNKLNEKFYLKTQEYFNTSRQFYWEGWKKLLPYLPRRQAGLQGENLQVLDLGCGNGRFGKFLAEHKNIDYIGIDNNQYLLDQAKKSLPQAKLIKQDLLLPWPVKEKFDLVAILGVMHHLSELDRAPLLRRAAACLKSNGVLFLSFWQFNPAKGKSIGNHDYLLPWHLGVDAERYCHLYSQEEINKLIKPLKLKLLDNFIADKNNRYLVLKNC, from the coding sequence ATGGATTTAAATAAATTAAACGAAAAGTTTTACTTAAAAACCCAAGAGTATTTTAACACTTCCCGGCAGTTTTACTGGGAAGGGTGGAAAAAGCTCTTGCCTTACCTGCCTCGCCGGCAGGCGGGCCTACAGGGAGAGAACCTGCAGGTATTGGACCTGGGGTGTGGCAATGGCCGGTTCGGCAAATTCTTGGCAGAACATAAAAATATTGATTATATTGGCATTGATAATAATCAGTATTTACTGGATCAGGCGAAAAAATCTCTACCGCAGGCAAAATTGATAAAACAAGATTTACTGCTCCCCTGGCCGGTGAAAGAAAAATTCGATTTAGTAGCAATTTTAGGAGTAATGCACCACTTATCTGAACTTGATCGCGCGCCGCTGCTCCGGCGCGCTGCCGCTTGTTTAAAATCTAACGGAGTTTTATTTTTAAGTTTCTGGCAATTTAATCCGGCCAAAGGAAAATCAATTGGCAACCATGATTATCTTTTACCCTGGCATTTAGGCGTAGACGCCGAACGCTACTGCCATCTTTACAGTCAAGAAGAAATTAATAAATTAATTAAGCCGCTTAAATTAAAATTGCTTGATAACTTTATCGCCGACAAGAACAACCGCTATTTGGTGCTTAAAAACTGTTGA
- a CDS encoding triose-phosphate isomerase gives MIFLNFKIYRQTCGENTLKLCRLIRQLADKLVIPCLQAVDIYQVKQALPDLEIWAQHADPVESGKFTGWQAPASLKFAGASGVLLNHAEHLLDWSTIIKTTAFCRKVGLKFMLMASDLAMITKFNTLKPDFIAFEDPRLIGGPVAMIDAHEALIKKAVQVAQAPLIIGGGIRNKLHVQKALAAGGAGVLVASEFAKSDNQEQTLKELILGLDR, from the coding sequence ATGATTTTTCTTAATTTTAAGATTTATCGCCAAACCTGCGGGGAGAATACTCTTAAACTTTGCCGTCTGATCCGCCAACTGGCAGACAAACTTGTAATTCCTTGTCTTCAGGCTGTGGATATTTACCAGGTTAAGCAAGCTTTGCCTGATTTAGAAATCTGGGCCCAGCACGCCGACCCGGTTGAGTCTGGAAAATTTACCGGCTGGCAGGCACCAGCAAGTTTAAAATTTGCCGGAGCCTCAGGGGTGTTATTAAATCACGCCGAACACCTGCTTGATTGGTCAACTATTATCAAAACCACGGCTTTTTGCCGGAAGGTAGGGCTCAAATTTATGTTAATGGCATCCGATTTGGCCATGATTACCAAATTTAACACCTTAAAACCTGATTTTATCGCTTTTGAAGATCCCCGGCTGATTGGCGGGCCGGTCGCTATGATTGATGCCCATGAGGCTTTAATTAAAAAAGCCGTTCAAGTGGCTCAGGCACCTTTAATTATCGGCGGGGGAATTAGAAACAAACTCCATGTTCAAAAAGCTTTAGCCGCCGGCGGTGCCGGAGTGTTAGTCGCTTCCGAATTTGCCAAATCAGATAATCAGGAACAAACTCTAAAAGAATTAATACTGGGACTTGACCGTTAG